Proteins from a single region of Drosophila biarmipes strain raj3 chromosome 3R, RU_DBia_V1.1, whole genome shotgun sequence:
- the LOC108031329 gene encoding probable cytochrome P450 6d5 has product MISLYLLIAVVSLLYVYLKWTFSYWDRKGFPSTGVSVPFGALESVAKGKRSFGMAIYDMYLSTKEPVVGLYFTVRPGLLIRDAQIAHDIVTKDFASFHDRGVYVDEENDPMSAGLFQMEGASWKALRSKLSPSFTSGKLKVMFETSDAIGDKLVDNIKSQLPQGGNIEVDIKKLMATYAIDIIGSTIFGLNVDSFADPNNEFVAISKKINRKTFTDILRISALFLYPGLEKFFVRIGWKQESLELMRDLAHRTVDLREKNNIVRKDLLQLLLQLRNQGRINTDDTNWSAESTKNGVKSITKDVIAGQLFLFYAAGFETTASTAAFTLYELSQNAEVMEKAKEDVRRAIENQGGKLTYDAISEMKYLEACILETTRKYPALPFLNRVCTQDYPVPDSKLVIKKGTPVIISLLGMHLDPENFPEPFSYKPERYLDENKDFNQAAYMPFGEGPRMCIGARMGKVNVKIAIAKILSNFDVEIRKEKAELEFDINGASLMPKYGVPIRLTLGK; this is encoded by the exons ATGATTTCTTTATATCTACTGATTGCTGTAGTCTCACTGCTATATGTCTACCTCAAGTGGACATTCAGCTACTGGGATCGAAAGGGCTTCCCCAGCACTGGGGTGAGCGTTCCCTTCGGTGCTTTGGAGTCAGTTGCGAAGGGAAAACGATCTTTCGGAATGGCCATCTACGACATGTACCTATCGACGAAGGAGCCAGTGGTTGGATTGTATTTTACTGTGAGACCGGGTCTTCTGATTAGAGACGCGCAAATAGCCCACGACATAGTGACCAAAGACTTTGCCAGTTTCCACGATCGCGGAGTTTATGTGGATGAGGAAAACGATCCCATGTCAGCGGGCTTGTTCCAAATGGAGGGAGCCAGCTGGAAAGCTTTACGTTCCAAACTGTCTCCATCTTTTACGTCCGGCAAACTTAAGGTCATGTTTGAGACCTCCGATGCCATTGGAGATAAGTTAGTGGACAATATTAAGTCTCAACTGCCCCAGGGAGGCAACATAGAAGTGGACATAAAGAAGCTAATGGCAAC CTATGCCATCGATATTATTGGCTCCACTATTTTTGGACTAAATGTCGATAGCTTCGCTGATCCTAACAACGAATTTGTGGCTATTAGCAAGAAGATCAACCGTAAAACTTTTACGGATATTCTTCGTATATCCGCCCTTTTTCTTTACCCTGG GCTGGAGAAGTTCTTTGTGAGAATTGGCTGGAAGCAGGAGTCATTGGAGCTGATGCGCGATCTAGCTCATCGAACTGTCGATCTGAGGGAGAAGAACAATATAGTGCGTAAGGACTTGCTGCAACTGCTCCTGCAACTTCGCAACCAGGGAAGGATCAACACTGATGACACTAATTGGTCGGCGGAGAGTACCAAAAATGGAGTGAAGTCGATCACAAAGGATGTGATTGCCGGCCAGCTGTTTCTATTTTATGCAGCCGGGTTTGAGACGACAGCGTCTACAGCGGCCTTCACCTTGTACGAGCTCTCCCAAAATGCAGAGGTGATGGAGAAGGCAAAGGAGGATGTGCGCCGGGCTATTGAAAATCAAGGCGGAAAGCTGACCTACGATGCCATATCGGAGATGAAGTATCTGGAGGCCTGTATCTTAG AGACCACTCGCAAATACCCCGCACTCCCATTCCTAAACAGAGTTTGCACTCAGGATTATCCCGTGCCCGATAGCAAACTAGTAATCAAGAAGGGCACTCCTGTTATAATCTCCCTCCTAGGAATGCACCTCGACCCCGAAAACTTCCCCGAACCGTTTAGCTATAAACCAGAACGCTATCTGGATGAGAACAAAGACTTTAACCAAGCGGCCTACATGCCTTTCGGGGAGGGTCCCAGAATGTGCATCG GCGCCCGCATGGGAAAGGTGAATGTGAAGATAGCGATTGCCAAGATTTTGTCTAACTTCGATGTGGAGATCCGGAAGGAAAAGGCTGAGCTTGAGTTCGATATAAACGGAGCATCGCTGATGCCCAAGTATGGAGTACCCATACGACTCACCCTGGGGAAGTAG
- the LOC108030979 gene encoding probable cytochrome P450 6d5, whose amino-acid sequence MIGIYLLIGAVTLLYVYLKWTFSYWDRKGFPSTGVSIPFGAMEAVAKGKRSFGLAIYDMYRSTKEPVIGLYLTLRPALLIRDAQLAYDVLTKDFASFHDRGVYVDEKNDPMSASLFQMEGASWKALRSTLTPAFTSGKLRAMFETSDAVGDKLIASMKAQLPESGSKELELKKLMSTYAIDIIATTIFGLEVDSFADPNNEFQAIGKKINRKNFEDIARGAARILFPGLEKFFVRIGWKQEATERMRELSHRTVDLREKNNIVRKDLLQLLLQLRNQGKVNADDNNWSAESTKNGIKSMSKDVIAGQLFLFYIAGYETTASTTSFTLYELTQNPEVMEKAKEDVRKALENHGGRLSYDAIADMKYLEACILETARKYPALPLLNRICTQDYPVPDSKLVIKKGTPIIISNYGLHRDPEYFPDPLSYQPERHLEESKNYNEAAFMPFGEGPRMCIGARMGKVNVKIAIAKVLSNFDLEIRKEKSEIEFGVNGVPLMPKSGVPVRLSLKK is encoded by the exons ATGATCGGAATATATCTATTGATCGGTGCGGTCACACTGCTTTATGTGTACCTCAAGTGGACATTCAGCTACTGGGATCGAAAGGGTTTCCCCAGCACGGGGGTGAGCATTCCTTTCGGTGCCATGGAAGCCGTGGCGAAGGGAAAACGATCCTTCGGCCTGGCCATCTACGATATGTACCGATCGACCAAAGAACCGGTGATCGGATTGTATCTCACCCTGAGACCTGCTCTACTGATCAGAGATGCTCAGCTGGCATACGATGTGCTGACCAAGGACTTTGCCAGCTTCCACGATCGTGGGGTTTACGTGGATGAAAAGAACGACCCGATGTCGGCGAGCTTGTTCCAAATGGAGGGCGCCAGTTGGAAGGCCCTACGATCCACGCTGACTCCGGCGTTTACTTCCGGAAAACTAAGAGCCATGTTCGAAACCTCCGATGCCGTTGGTGATAAGTTAATAGCCAGCATGAAGGCACAGCTGCCCGAATCGGGCAGCAAGGAGCTGGAACTCAAGAAACTAATGTCAAC GTATGCCATCGATATTATTGCCACGACTATTTTTGGCCTTGAAGTTGACAGCTTTGCAGATCCTAACAATGAATTCCAGGCTATCGGCAAAAAAATTAACCGCAAAAATTTTGAAGATATTGCTCGCGGAGCAGCAAGAATCCTCTTTCCCGG GCTGGAGAAGTTCTTTGTGCGAATCGGCTGGAAGCAGGAGGCCACAGAGAGGATGCGCGAGTTGTCGCACAGGACTGTCGACCTCAGGGAGAAGAACAATATAGTTCGCAAGGACTTGCTGCAACTCCTTCTGCAACTGCGGAATCAGGGAAAGGTCAACGCTGATGATAATAATTGGTCAGCGGAGAGTAccaaaaatggaataaaatCTATGTCAAAGGATGTGATTGCCGGCCAGCTATTTCTGTTCTACATTGCCGGCTATGAGACGACAGCCTCTACAACATCCTTCACTCTCTACGAGCTCACCCAAAATCCCGAGGTGATGGAAAAGGCGAAGGAGGATGTACGAAAAGCTCTTGAAAACCACGGCGGAAGGCTGTCCTACGATGCCATCGCGGACATGAAGTACCTGGAGGCCTGTATTCTCG AAACTGCTCGAAAATATCCGGCCCTTCCACTGCTGAACAGGATCTGCACTCAGGACTACCCTGTGCCCGATAGCAAACTAGTGATCAAGAAGGGCACACCCATCATAATCTCCAATTACGGATTGCACCGGGATCCCGAGTATTTCCCCGATCCTCTTAGCTATCAGCCAGAACGTCATCTGGAGGAGAGCAAAAACTACAACGAAGCGGCCTTTATGCCTTTCGGAGAGGGCCCAAGGATGTGCATCG GCGCCCGCATGGGAAAGGTGAATGTGAAGATAGCGATTGCCAAGGTTTTGTCGAACTTCGATCTGGAGATCCGCAAGGAAAAGAGCGAGATCGAGTTCGGAGTCAATGGAGTGCCGCTGATGCCAAAGTCCGGGGTTCCCGTGCGACTGTCTCTCAAAAAGTAG
- the LOC108030981 gene encoding probable cytochrome P450 6d5, whose protein sequence is MRTESEQNIDNMIGIYLLIGAVTLLYVYLKWTFSYWDRKGFPSTGVSVPFGALESVAKGKRSFGMAIYDMYLSTKEPVVGLYFTVRPGLLIRDAQIAHDIVTKDFASFHDRGVYVDEENDPMSAGLFQMEGASWKALRSKLSPSFTSGKLKVMFETSDAIGDKLVDNIKSQLPQGGNIEVDIKKLMATYAIDIIGSTIFGLNVDSFADPNNEFVAISKKINRKTFTDILRISALFLYPGLEKFFVRIGWKQESLELMRDLAHRTVDLREKNNIVRKDLLQLLLQLRNQGRINTDDTNWSAESTKNGVKSITKDVIAGQLFLFYAAGFETTASTAAFTLYELSQNAEVMEKAKEDVRRAIENQGGKLTYDAISEMKYLEACILETTRKYPALPFLNRVCTQDYPVPDSKLVIKKGTPVIISLLGMHLDPENFPDPFSYKPERYLDENKDFNQAAYMPFGEGPRMCIGARMGKVNVKIAIAKILSNFDVEIRKEKAELEFDINGASLMPKYGVPIRLTLRK, encoded by the exons ATGCGGACAGAGAGTGAACAAAATATAGACAATATGATCGGTATATATCTATTGATCGGTGCGGTAACACTGCTTTATGTGTACCTCAAGTGGACATTCAGCTACTGGGATCGAAAGGGCTTCCCCAGCACTGGGGTGAGCGTTCCCTTCGGTGCTTTGGAGTCAGTTGCGAAGGGAAAACGATCTTTCGGAATGGCCATCTACGACATGTACCTATCGACGAAGGAGCCAGTGGTTGGATTGTATTTTACTGTGAGACCGGGACTTCTGATTAGAGACGCGCAAATAGCCCACGACATAGTGACCAAAGACTTTGCCAGTTTCCACGATCGCGGAGTTTATGTGGATGAGGAAAACGATCCCATGTCAGCGGGCTTGTTCCAAATGGAGGGAGCCAGCTGGAAAGCTTTACGTTCCAAACTGTCGCCATCTTTTACGTCCGGCAAACTTAAGGTCATGTTTGAGACCTCCGATGCCATTGGAGATAAGTTAGTGGACAATATTAAGTCTCAACTGCCCCAGGGAGGCAACATAGAAGTGGACATAAAGAAGCTAATGGCAAC CTATGCCATCGATATTATTGGCTCCACTATTTTTGGACTAAATGTCGATAGCTTCGCTGATCCTAACAACGAATTTGTGGCTATTAGCAAGAAGATCAACCGTAAAACTTTTACGGATATTCTTCGTATATCCGCCCTTTTTCTTTACCCTGG GCTGGAGAAGTTCTTTGTGAGAATTGGCTGGAAGCAGGAGTCATTGGAGCTGATGCGCGATCTAGCTCATCGAACTGTCGATCTGAGGGAGAAGAACAATATAGTGCGTAAGGACTTGCTGCAACTGCTCCTGCAACTTCGCAACCAGGGAAGGATCAACACTGATGACACTAATTGGTCGGCGGAGAGTACCAAAAATGGAGTGAAGTCGATCACAAAGGATGTGATTGCCGGCCAGCTGTTTCTATTTTATGCAGCCGGGTTTGAGACGACAGCGTCTACAGCGGCCTTCACCTTGTACGAGCTCTCCCAAAATGCAGAGGTGATGGAGAAGGCAAAGGAGGATGTGCGCCGGGCTATTGAAAATCAAGGCGGAAAGCTGACCTACGATGCCATATCGGAGATGAAGTATCTGGAGGCCTGTATCTTAG AGACCACTCGCAAATACCCCGCACTCCCATTCCTAAACAGAGTTTGCACTCAGGATTATCCCGTGCCCGATAGCAAACTAGTAATCAAGAAGGGCACTCCTGTTATAATCTCCCTCCTAGGAATGCACCTCGACCCCGAAAACTTCCCCGATCCGTTTAGCTATAAACCAGAACGCTATCTGGATGAGAACAAAGACTTTAACCAAGCGGCCTACATGCCTTTCGGGGAGGGTCCCAGAATGTGCATCG GCGCCCGCATGGGAAAGGTGAATGTGAAGATAGCGATTGCCAAGATTTTGTCTAACTTCGATGTGGAGATCCGGAAGGAGAAGGCTGAGCTTGAGTTCGATATAAACGGAGCATCGCTGATGCCCAAGTATGGAGTTCCCATACGACTCACCCTGAGGAAGTAG
- the LOC108030982 gene encoding probable cytochrome P450 6d5, with protein MIGIYLLIGAVTLLYVYLKWTFSYWDRKGFPSTGVSIPFGAMEAVAKGKRSFGLAIYDMYRSTKEPVIGLYLTLRPALLIRDAQLAYDVLTKDFASFHDRGVYVDEKNDPMSASLFQMEGASWKALRSTLSPAFTSGKLKAMFETSDAVGDKLIANMKAQLPESGSKELELKKLISTYAIDIIATTIFGLEVDSFADPNNEFQAISKKVNRKNFEDIARGAASFLFPGLEKFFVRIGWKQEATERMRELSHRTVDLREKNNIVRKDLLQLLLQLRNQGKVNADDNNWSAESTKNGIKSMSKDLIAGQLFLFYIAGYETTASTTSFTLYELTQNPEVMEKAKEDVRKALENHGGRLSYDAIADMKYLEACILETARKYPALPLLNRICTQDYPVPDSKLVIKKGTPIIISNYGLHRDPEYFPDPLSYQPERYLEESKNYNQAAYMPFGEGPRMCIGARMGKVNVKIAIAKVLSNFDLEMRKEKSEIEFGVNGVPLMPKSGVPVRLSLKK; from the exons ATGATCGGAATATATCTATTGATCGGTGCGGTCACACTGCTTTATGTGTACCTCAAGTGGACATTCAGCTACTGGGATCGAAAGGGTTTCCCCAGCACGGGGGTGAGCATTCCTTTCGGTGCCATGGAAGCCGTGGCGAAGGGAAAACGATCCTTCGGCCTGGCCATCTACGATATGTACCGATCGACCAAAGAACCGGTGATCGGATTGTATCTCACCCTGAGACCTGCTCTACTGATCAGAGATGCTCAGCTGGCATACGATGTGCTGACCAAGGACTTTGCTAGCTTCCACGATCGTGGGGTTTACGTGGATGAAAAGAACGACCCGATGTCGGCGAGCTTGTTCCAAATGGAGGGCGCCAGCTGGAAGGCCCTACGATCCACGCTGTCGCCGGCGTTTACCTCCGGAAAACTAAAGGCCATGTTCGAAACCTCCGATGCCGTTGGTGATAAGTTAATAGCCAACATGAAGGCACAGCTGCCCGAATCGGGCAGCAAGGAGCTGGAACTCAAGAAACTAATATCAAC GTATGCCATTGATATTATTGCCACGACTATTTTTGGCCTTGAAGTTGACAGCTTTGCAGATCCTAACAATGAATTCCAGGCTATCAGCAAAAAAGTTAACCGCAAAAATTTTGAAGATATTGCTCGCGGAGCAGCAAGTTTCCTCTTTCCCGG GCTGGAGAAGTTCTTTGTGCGAATCGGCTGGAAGCAGGAGGCCACAGAGAGGATGCGCGAGTTGTCGCACAGGACTGTCGACCTCAGAGAGAAGAACAACATAGTTCGCAAGGACTTGCTGCAACTCCTTCTGCAACTGCGGAATCAGGGAAAGGTCAACGCTGATGATAATAATTGGTCGGCGGAGAGTAccaaaaatggaataaaatCAATGTCAAAGGATTTGATTGCCGGCCAGCTATTTCTGTTCTACATTGCCGGCTATGAGACGACAGCCTCTACAACATCCTTCACTCTCTACGAGCTCACCCAAAATCCCGAGGTGATGGAAAAGGCGAAGGAGGATGTACGAAAAGCTCTTGAAAACCACGGCGGAAGGCTGTCCTACGATGCCATCGCGGACATGAAGTACCTGGAGGCCTGTATTCTCG AAACTGCTCGCAAATATCCGGCCCTTCCACTGCTGAACAGGATCTGCACTCAGGACTACCCTGTGCCCGATAGCAAACTAGTGATCAAGAAGGGCACACCCATCATAATCTCCAATTACGGATTGCACCGGGATCCCGAGTATTTCCCCGATCCTCTTAGCTATCAGCCAGAACGCTATCTGGAGGAGAGCAAAAACTACAACCAAGCGGCCTATATGCCTTTCGGAGAGGGCCCAAGGATGTGCATCG GCGCCCGCATGGGAAAGGTGAATGTGAAGATAGCGATTGCCAAGGTTTTGTCGAATTTCGATCTGGAGATGCGCAAGGAAAAGAGCGAGATCGAGTTCGGAGTCAATGGAGTGCCGCTGATGCCAAAGTCCGGGGTTCCCGTGCGACTGTCTCTCAAAAAGTAG
- the LOC108031327 gene encoding dnaJ homolog subfamily B member 12 isoform X2, whose translation MDGNKDEAQRCIDFAVQALAEGKMEKAEKFLLKAEKLFPTDNAKKLLAQVKSTPGNASNGKSRPAAASDEKDSGPRKRVNSDSRSNAPDYTNDQLEAVRKVKKCKDYYEVLGVSKTATDSEIKKAYKKLALQLHPDKNKAPGSVEAFKALGNAAGVLTDAEKRKNYDLYGINESHNGHGNNGGGHHGHGQYYNNEYGYSRGFQADISAEELFNMFFNGGFPQQNVYMRQQRRRHQAREDRDGNNSSALINLLPILLLIGLSMMSSFFISDPMYSLTPSHKYSVKRETNALKIPYYVKDNFYSEYQGSVARLEESVEEDFVNHLKHSCSRERNYRDSMLAKARTFGDRDLYRKAQNINTPSCENLQKYLIT comes from the exons ATGGACGGCAACAAGGACGAGGCCCAGCGATGCATCGACTTCGCGGTCCAGGCGCTCGCCGAGGGCAAAATGGAGAAGGCCGAGAAGTTCCTGCTGAAGGCGGAGAAACTCTTCCCCACGGACAATGCCAAGA AGCTACTGGCCCAGGTGAAGAGCACCCCGGGAAACGCCAGCAATGGCAAATCTCGCCCAGCGGCTGCGAGCGATGAGAAAGACAGCGGTCCTAGGAAGCGTGTGAACTCCGATTCACGTTCCAATGCCCCAGATTACACCAATGATCAACTGGAGGCTGTGCGAAAGGTCAAGAA ATGTAAGGACTACTATGAAGTTCTGGGCGTGAGCAAGACGGCCACGGACTCGGAGATCAAGAAGGCCTACAAGAAGCTAGCACTGCAATTGCATCCGGACAAGAACAAGGCCCCCGGCTCGGTGGAGGCCTTCAAAGCCCTGGGCAATGCAGCCGGCGTCCTGACGGATGCCGAAAAGCGCAAGAACTACGACCTGTATGGCATCAACGAGTCGCATAATGGGCACGGAAATAACGGCGGTGGACACCATGGACATGGACAGTACTACAACAACGAGTATGGATATTCCCGCGGTTTCCAGGCTGATATCAGTGCTGAGGAGCTCTTCAACATGTTCTTCAACGGCGGATTCCCGCAGCAGAATGTCTACATGCGGCAGCAGCGACGTCGTCATCAGGCTCGCGAGGATCGGGAT GGCAACAACtcttcagctttgatcaactTGCTGCCGATCTTGCTGCTCATTGGACTCTCCATGATGTCGTCCTTCTTTATCTCGGACCCCATGTACAGCCTGACGCCCTCTCA TAAATATTCTGTGAAGCGTGAGACGAACGCCCTGAAGATACCATACTACGTGAAGGACAACTTCTATTCAGAGTATCAGGGTTCGGTAGCCCGATTAGAGGAATCCGTGGAAGAGGACTTTGTCAATCATCTGAAACACTCTTGCAGTCGAGAGCGAAATTATC GCGACTCAATGCTGGCCAAGGCGCGTACCTTTGGCGATCGGGACCTGTACAGAAAGGCGCAGAACATCAATACGCCCTCGTGCGAAAATCTGCAAAAGTATTTAATCACATAA
- the LOC108031327 gene encoding dnaJ homolog subfamily B member 12 isoform X1 — protein MDGNKDEAQRCIDFAVQALAEGKMEKAEKFLLKAEKLFPTDNAKKLLAQVKSTPGNASNGKSRPAAASDEKDSGPRKRVNSDSRSNAPDYTNDQLEAVRKVKKCKDYYEVLGVSKTATDSEIKKAYKKLALQLHPDKNKAPGSVEAFKALGNAAGVLTDAEKRKNYDLYGINESHNGHGNNGGGHHGHGQYYNNEYGYSRGFQADISAEELFNMFFNGGFPQQNVYMRQQRRRHQAREDRDGNNSSALINLLPILLLIGLSMMSSFFISDPMYSLTPSHKYSVKRETNALKIPYYVKDNFYSEYQGSVARLEESVEEDFVNHLKHSCSRERNYRDSMLAKARTFGDRDLYRKAQNINTPSCENLQNYAMGDQVFPNNVW, from the exons ATGGACGGCAACAAGGACGAGGCCCAGCGATGCATCGACTTCGCGGTCCAGGCGCTCGCCGAGGGCAAAATGGAGAAGGCCGAGAAGTTCCTGCTGAAGGCGGAGAAACTCTTCCCCACGGACAATGCCAAGA AGCTACTGGCCCAGGTGAAGAGCACCCCGGGAAACGCCAGCAATGGCAAATCTCGCCCAGCGGCTGCGAGCGATGAGAAAGACAGCGGTCCTAGGAAGCGTGTGAACTCCGATTCACGTTCCAATGCCCCAGATTACACCAATGATCAACTGGAGGCTGTGCGAAAGGTCAAGAA ATGTAAGGACTACTATGAAGTTCTGGGCGTGAGCAAGACGGCCACGGACTCGGAGATCAAGAAGGCCTACAAGAAGCTAGCACTGCAATTGCATCCGGACAAGAACAAGGCCCCCGGCTCGGTGGAGGCCTTCAAAGCCCTGGGCAATGCAGCCGGCGTCCTGACGGATGCCGAAAAGCGCAAGAACTACGACCTGTATGGCATCAACGAGTCGCATAATGGGCACGGAAATAACGGCGGTGGACACCATGGACATGGACAGTACTACAACAACGAGTATGGATATTCCCGCGGTTTCCAGGCTGATATCAGTGCTGAGGAGCTCTTCAACATGTTCTTCAACGGCGGATTCCCGCAGCAGAATGTCTACATGCGGCAGCAGCGACGTCGTCATCAGGCTCGCGAGGATCGGGAT GGCAACAACtcttcagctttgatcaactTGCTGCCGATCTTGCTGCTCATTGGACTCTCCATGATGTCGTCCTTCTTTATCTCGGACCCCATGTACAGCCTGACGCCCTCTCA TAAATATTCTGTGAAGCGTGAGACGAACGCCCTGAAGATACCATACTACGTGAAGGACAACTTCTATTCAGAGTATCAGGGTTCGGTAGCCCGATTAGAGGAATCCGTGGAAGAGGACTTTGTCAATCATCTGAAACACTCTTGCAGTCGAGAGCGAAATTATC GCGACTCAATGCTGGCCAAGGCGCGTACCTTTGGCGATCGGGACCTGTACAGAAAGGCGCAGAACATCAATACGCCCTCGTGCGAAAATCTGCAAAA TTATGCTATGGGAGATCAGGTTTTCCCTAATAATGTTTGGTAA
- the LOC108031328 gene encoding huntingtin-interacting protein K produces MTEAEEINGKEEVEEDEQDQKQKKSDVKRHDDGAADLERVTDYAEEKEISAANISSAVEQFGNQRNKENELRVAKEKELQKVQVKKEDIELIMNELLVSKAQAEKVLREQSGDVVAALEAIISN; encoded by the exons ATGACGGAAGCTGAAGAAATTAACGGCAAGGAAGAGGTGGAGGAGGACGAGCAGgatcaaaaacaaaagaaatccGATGTGAAACGGCATGACGACGGCGCCGCAG ATTTGGAACGTGTTACGGATTATGCCGAGGAAAAAGAGATCTCCGCGGCCAATATCTCCAGC GCCGTTGAACAGTTTGGCAACCAGCGAAACAAGGAGAACGAACTGCGAGTAGCCAAGGAAAAGGAGCTCCAAAAGGTGCAAGTCAAAAAGGAGGACATTGAACTGATT ATGAACGAGCTGCTGGTTAGCAAGGCGCAGGCCGAGAAAGTGCTCCGCGAGCAGAGCGGCGACGTGGTGGCCGCCTTGGAAGCCATCATCAGCAACTGA